The Mixta hanseatica genome includes a region encoding these proteins:
- a CDS encoding sodium:solute symporter family protein: MKEFTTVDTLIIIGIVVAYILFTTWMTWRLRSKSSGDFMEGSRAMPAFIVGVMLMSEYIGAKSTIGTAQAAFENGFAASWSVIGAAIGFPLFGLLLVKRIYNTGKITISGAIAEKYGTSTKNIISIIMIYALLLVNVGNYVSGAAAISTVLKVNLPVAAFITAIVSTFYFAFGGMKGMAWVTLLHSGIKYFGILVILGVALHMSGGISPMVQQMPDFYWTWDGHIGASTIFAWLIGTIGSIFCTQFVIQAISSTKDAASAKRATWIAFLFCLPIAIAIAIIGVAAKFLHPNIDSLYAMPVFLQDMNPWLAGIVTTSLVASIFVSVSTVALAIASLIVKDFYVPMRNPTPEREFKMTRWLSLAIGFLPLIFVLFVPEVLKLSFFTRAIRLSISVVAMMAFYLPFFKSARGANAGLIGACVVTSVWYLLGDPFGINNMYIALITPAVIMVLDHLIPQKRPVTKTNMQKSGA, from the coding sequence ATGAAAGAATTTACGACTGTAGATACGCTGATCATTATCGGAATTGTGGTCGCGTATATTTTATTTACCACCTGGATGACCTGGCGACTGCGTAGTAAAAGCAGCGGGGACTTTATGGAAGGCTCGCGTGCGATGCCGGCATTTATCGTAGGTGTGATGCTGATGTCAGAATATATCGGCGCAAAGTCCACTATCGGCACCGCGCAGGCCGCCTTTGAAAACGGTTTCGCCGCTTCATGGTCGGTAATTGGCGCGGCGATCGGCTTTCCGCTGTTCGGCCTGCTGCTGGTAAAACGCATCTATAACACCGGCAAAATTACCATTTCCGGCGCGATTGCGGAAAAGTACGGCACCTCGACCAAAAACATTATCTCCATCATTATGATCTATGCCCTGTTGCTGGTTAACGTGGGCAACTATGTTAGCGGCGCGGCGGCCATCTCAACCGTATTGAAAGTTAACCTGCCGGTAGCGGCTTTTATTACCGCCATTGTCAGTACCTTCTATTTTGCCTTTGGCGGTATGAAAGGCATGGCCTGGGTTACGCTGCTGCACAGCGGCATAAAATACTTCGGCATTCTGGTGATTCTGGGCGTGGCGCTGCATATGAGCGGCGGTATTTCGCCGATGGTGCAACAGATGCCGGACTTTTACTGGACCTGGGATGGCCATATCGGCGCCAGCACGATTTTTGCCTGGCTGATCGGCACTATCGGCTCTATTTTCTGCACTCAGTTTGTTATTCAGGCTATCTCCTCGACCAAAGATGCCGCCTCGGCTAAGCGCGCCACCTGGATCGCCTTCCTGTTCTGCCTGCCGATTGCTATCGCCATCGCGATTATCGGCGTCGCCGCGAAATTTTTACATCCGAATATCGACAGCCTGTACGCTATGCCGGTCTTTTTACAGGATATGAACCCCTGGCTGGCGGGTATTGTCACCACCTCCCTGGTCGCATCGATTTTCGTCAGCGTCAGCACCGTCGCGTTGGCTATCGCCTCGCTGATTGTGAAAGATTTCTATGTCCCAATGCGCAACCCTACGCCGGAACGTGAGTTCAAAATGACCCGCTGGCTGTCACTGGCGATTGGTTTCCTGCCGCTGATATTTGTGCTGTTCGTCCCGGAGGTGCTTAAGCTTTCCTTCTTTACCCGCGCCATTCGCCTGTCGATCTCGGTAGTTGCGATGATGGCCTTTTATCTGCCCTTCTTTAAAAGCGCACGCGGCGCTAATGCTGGCTTGATCGGCGCCTGCGTGGTGACCTCAGTGTGGTATCTGTTAGGCGATCCGTTCGGCATTAACAACATGTATATCGCCCTGATTACCCCGGCGGTGATTATGGTGCTGGATCATCTCATCCCACAAAAACGGCCGGTAACCAAAACTAATATGCAAAAGAGTGGAGCCTGA
- a CDS encoding MFS transporter, whose translation MNTVAGNTRIRWWIAGLMWLAIAINYIDRTVLSAAAPHLIDELSLTPELMGFIMAAFFWSYSLLQIPAGWFADRFGQKKGLGIAVAWWSIATSVMGLATGFKSLLALRLALGVGEAAAYPSNAGIAARWFPDKERATVSGLFDSASKFGGAVAMPLIVWMIALFDWRITFLVIGSVGLLWVIAWYFIYAENPEEHKHISRTEISLIRDGQLRKHGDKRIRPMKWYRLLRYRNIWAMCIGFFTINYTSYFFITWLPTYLVKDKGMDFIKMGMIAALPLLCGMVIEVLAGWISDRIVHKKLLSLTATRKLFLTIGLLMALCIGFAPFTDSVFMTVFLLCVAKSGTTVAASQVWALPGDVAPKNSVSVVAGLQNTVSNMGGAVGPIITGAIVAATGSFTWALVFSAMLVVVGILNYLFLMGKIEPISDEENATAHQVSMGQA comes from the coding sequence ATGAATACTGTTGCTGGAAACACACGTATACGTTGGTGGATAGCAGGCCTGATGTGGCTGGCTATCGCCATTAACTATATCGATCGCACCGTGCTGTCAGCGGCTGCACCGCATCTTATCGATGAATTAAGCCTGACCCCTGAACTCATGGGCTTCATCATGGCGGCTTTCTTCTGGTCATACTCGCTGCTGCAAATCCCAGCAGGTTGGTTCGCAGACCGCTTCGGCCAAAAAAAGGGATTAGGTATTGCCGTTGCCTGGTGGTCCATCGCAACTTCCGTAATGGGGTTGGCAACAGGCTTTAAATCACTGTTGGCGTTGCGCCTTGCGTTGGGAGTGGGCGAGGCTGCGGCTTATCCCAGCAATGCCGGAATTGCTGCTCGCTGGTTTCCTGATAAAGAGCGCGCCACCGTATCCGGTCTGTTCGACAGCGCATCTAAGTTTGGTGGAGCCGTGGCGATGCCGCTGATTGTCTGGATGATCGCTCTGTTTGACTGGCGTATAACCTTTTTGGTTATTGGTAGCGTCGGATTGTTATGGGTAATTGCCTGGTATTTTATCTATGCGGAAAATCCTGAAGAACATAAACATATCAGCCGCACAGAAATCAGCCTGATTCGTGATGGCCAGCTACGCAAGCATGGCGATAAGCGCATCCGCCCAATGAAATGGTACCGGCTACTACGCTACCGCAATATCTGGGCAATGTGTATTGGCTTCTTTACCATTAATTATACCTCCTACTTCTTTATCACCTGGCTGCCGACCTATCTGGTAAAAGATAAAGGAATGGACTTTATCAAGATGGGAATGATAGCCGCCCTGCCCCTGTTATGCGGCATGGTTATCGAAGTCCTGGCTGGTTGGATTTCCGATCGCATTGTTCATAAAAAATTATTGTCTCTCACTGCTACGCGTAAGCTGTTTCTCACTATCGGCCTGCTAATGGCGCTCTGTATTGGCTTCGCGCCTTTTACCGACTCAGTCTTTATGACCGTCTTCTTGCTCTGCGTAGCAAAATCCGGGACTACGGTAGCCGCTTCCCAAGTCTGGGCGTTGCCAGGCGATGTTGCGCCAAAAAACAGCGTTTCCGTTGTCGCAGGACTACAAAACACCGTCTCAAATATGGGTGGAGCAGTTGGGCCTATTATCACCGGCGCCATTGTCGCCGCCACAGGTTCTTTCACTTGGGCGCTGGTATTTTCGGCCATGCTGGTGGTTGTCGGGATCCTTAATTACCTGTTTCTTATGGGAAAAATCGAACCCATCTCTGATGAAGAAAACGCCACGGCTCATCAAGTATCGATGGGACAAGCTTAA
- a CDS encoding phosphoglycerate dehydrogenase yields the protein MKVICTSPSFAKYDDEPIVTLHQQGFELIRLPADAPLSALEPHLAETVAMIVAFTEINEDLLAQAPQLKIICKHGVGVDNIDLTATRTRGIYVTNVPDANKHAVADFAFALILSAARQILQAANGTRSGQWPRIFTTDVYGKTLGIIGLGNIGKQVALRARGFNMRVLAYDFYPDEKFAAEQNIRLVSLDDLTQQSDFITLHAPLTDKTNNLFDAARINKMKKSAFLINVSRGGIVNENDLYQALGNKTIAGAAADVFAHEPLKTHPLFSLDNFIPTSHIAGYTDGAIGAIGERCVQQIIQCVKEQQPPVNIMNSL from the coding sequence ATGAAAGTGATCTGTACCTCTCCCTCTTTTGCAAAATATGACGATGAACCTATTGTCACGCTGCATCAGCAGGGTTTTGAATTAATAAGGCTTCCCGCCGACGCGCCCTTAAGCGCACTGGAACCCCATTTGGCTGAAACCGTGGCGATGATCGTCGCATTTACGGAAATAAATGAAGATTTACTTGCTCAGGCGCCTCAGTTGAAAATCATCTGCAAGCATGGCGTCGGCGTCGATAATATCGATTTAACGGCTACCAGAACGCGCGGGATCTACGTCACTAACGTGCCTGACGCTAATAAGCATGCCGTAGCAGATTTTGCATTTGCACTCATTCTTTCAGCTGCCCGACAAATCCTACAGGCGGCAAACGGAACGCGCAGTGGCCAATGGCCCCGTATTTTTACTACCGACGTTTATGGCAAAACGCTTGGCATCATCGGCCTGGGTAATATTGGTAAACAGGTTGCCCTACGCGCCCGTGGCTTCAATATGCGTGTACTTGCCTATGATTTTTATCCCGATGAAAAGTTTGCTGCTGAACAGAATATCCGCCTCGTTTCACTGGATGATCTCACCCAACAAAGCGACTTTATCACCCTACATGCACCGCTTACTGATAAAACCAACAACCTGTTTGACGCCGCCCGTATCAATAAAATGAAAAAATCCGCCTTCCTGATTAACGTTTCCCGAGGAGGGATCGTTAATGAAAATGACCTTTATCAGGCGCTAGGCAACAAGACGATCGCTGGTGCTGCGGCAGACGTTTTTGCGCATGAGCCGCTGAAAACGCACCCGCTATTTTCGTTGGATAATTTTATTCCCACCTCTCATATCGCTGGGTATACCGACGGGGCAATCGGCGCGATTGGCGAACGTTGCGTACAGCAAATTATACAGTGCGTTAAAGAACAACAACCTCCTGTCAACATCATGAATTCTTTGTAA
- a CDS encoding dihydrodipicolinate synthase family protein — MKQKIEGVLTAIVTTFDTEGAFKPTAQRQQVRRQLQAGNGIFCGGTNGEFFVLNEQEKLAVIETCVDETAGRAPVVAHIGEISTRETIRLGKQVAQLGVDAVSVITPWFVPLKQEELIWHYRAVADALEVPLFLYNIPARTGNTLQPETVRTLAAHPNIIGIKDSAGSYDSLNAFLQAAQGMDNFAVLNGPDSLIHRGFVEGCTACISGLANVAPQEINAIWRTFQAGDLAASQQAQENVTGLRTDLYNVAFSPAAVKKALALMGQDVGESRYAVRFSAADEQRIRQIVNQYIR, encoded by the coding sequence ATGAAACAGAAAATTGAAGGCGTATTAACCGCGATTGTCACCACCTTTGATACCGAGGGCGCATTTAAGCCAACGGCGCAGCGCCAGCAGGTGCGCCGTCAGCTACAGGCAGGCAACGGCATCTTTTGTGGCGGCACTAACGGCGAATTTTTTGTGTTAAACGAGCAGGAAAAGCTGGCGGTCATTGAGACCTGCGTTGATGAAACGGCTGGCCGGGCGCCGGTGGTGGCGCATATTGGTGAGATTTCCACGCGGGAAACGATACGCCTTGGTAAACAGGTGGCGCAGCTTGGCGTTGATGCGGTTTCGGTTATTACCCCCTGGTTTGTGCCGCTCAAACAGGAAGAGCTGATCTGGCATTACCGTGCGGTGGCGGACGCGCTCGAGGTCCCGCTGTTCTTATATAACATCCCGGCGCGCACCGGTAATACGCTGCAGCCGGAGACCGTACGCACGCTGGCCGCGCATCCCAATATTATCGGCATTAAAGACAGCGCCGGCAGCTACGATAGCCTGAACGCATTCCTCCAGGCGGCGCAGGGCATGGATAATTTCGCCGTATTGAACGGGCCCGATTCGCTGATCCACCGCGGCTTTGTTGAAGGCTGCACCGCCTGCATCTCTGGCCTGGCCAACGTCGCGCCGCAGGAAATTAACGCTATCTGGCGTACTTTCCAGGCGGGCGATCTCGCCGCTTCACAACAGGCGCAGGAGAACGTTACCGGCCTGCGCACCGATCTCTACAACGTCGCCTTTTCACCCGCCGCGGTGAAAAAAGCGCTGGCGCTGATGGGACAAGATGTAGGCGAAAGCCGCTATGCGGTGCGGTTCAGCGCCGCAGACGAGCAGCGCATCCGCCAGATCGTGAATCAGTACATTCGCTAA